A genomic segment from Candidatus Korarchaeum cryptofilum OPF8 encodes:
- a CDS encoding energy-coupling factor ABC transporter ATP-binding protein, which yields MIKFEDVSFRYEGSNGFAVKGISLDFGVGRIYGVIGPNGSGKSTLLRMMNGLIPHFYRGEMAGRVLVDGVDTREASVAQLARKVGLVFQNPEHMFFSESVEEEVSFGPRSVGMDEDEIRDSVRWSLEEVGLWELRGRSPWSLSGGEMKRLSIACVLSMRPTFVALDEPTVGQDAISKDSLISLLRRLRDEGKGIIVVTHDIEWLEELDPDEVLVLNRGSIYGMGSPEDIFSDIRGLVMNQLMPPASYLIENLLRRCLSVRSAGDA from the coding sequence TTGATAAAGTTCGAGGATGTCAGCTTCAGATATGAGGGGAGCAATGGATTCGCAGTTAAGGGCATTTCCTTAGATTTCGGAGTGGGGAGGATATACGGGGTTATAGGGCCCAACGGCTCCGGGAAGTCGACGCTCCTGAGGATGATGAACGGCCTCATACCACACTTCTACAGGGGGGAGATGGCCGGCAGGGTATTGGTCGATGGTGTGGATACTAGGGAGGCTAGCGTAGCTCAATTAGCTAGGAAAGTGGGGCTTGTCTTCCAGAATCCCGAGCACATGTTCTTCTCGGAATCCGTTGAGGAGGAAGTCTCCTTCGGTCCCAGATCCGTGGGGATGGATGAGGATGAGATACGAGATTCCGTGAGATGGAGCCTCGAGGAGGTGGGCCTCTGGGAGCTCAGAGGAAGGAGCCCCTGGTCCCTAAGCGGAGGGGAGATGAAGAGACTTTCTATAGCTTGCGTCCTCTCCATGAGACCTACTTTCGTAGCTTTAGATGAGCCTACCGTGGGGCAGGACGCTATCTCCAAGGACTCCCTGATAAGCTTGTTGAGGAGGTTGAGGGATGAGGGGAAGGGTATAATCGTTGTTACCCATGATATAGAGTGGTTGGAGGAGCTCGATCCAGATGAGGTCTTAGTATTGAATAGAGGATCGATCTATGGGATGGGATCCCCGGAGGATATCTTCTCAGATATAAGGGGATTGGTCATGAATCAATTAATGCCTCCAGCCTCTTATCTCATTGAGAACCTTCTGAGGAGGTGTCTGAGTGTTCGATCCGCTGGGGATGCTTGA
- a CDS encoding DNA-directed DNA polymerase II small subunit, which produces MSEVELLRKFLRRGLNLTPEALSCLMRMDDVERIVELLPRKPVIDYEDILPLMRAESDEKIEFDVILKPDNLGISGNVEEFIRFIRARFDKLRPLVARWVDLEPIPIAELRNKTTRNGDNLFIIGMIMEKISAKDGSIRMVIEDESGTVNVVFRRDSRAWELAERTPLDSVIGVRGTYVNGKLYGESILLPDVKSDEVSEGRHEGRAVMISDVHVGSRYFNEWAFEKFVRWLRSEDARDVRYLIICGDLVDGIGVYPNQEEELRISDVYKQFEYAGRFLSRIPSGIKVIYIPGNHEPVRQAEPQPELQSDYLDILLDANHNIVALPNPSMVKIGSLSILLYHGRSLNAVMKHIPGLQPVNPQTVVEAMSWILRLRNLVPIYGEHPISPEERDWLLIENPPNLFHTGHVHVYGVGDYRGVKLVNSGTFENETPYIRSLGIEVTVGKVPVLNLENLEIKIMDFQ; this is translated from the coding sequence ATGAGCGAAGTTGAGCTGCTCAGAAAGTTCCTGAGGAGGGGCCTCAATCTAACGCCTGAGGCTCTGAGCTGCTTGATGCGAATGGATGATGTTGAGAGGATAGTGGAGTTGTTACCCCGTAAGCCCGTCATAGATTACGAGGATATCCTCCCCCTGATGAGGGCTGAGAGCGATGAAAAGATCGAATTCGATGTGATCCTGAAACCGGATAACTTAGGCATCTCAGGAAACGTGGAGGAGTTCATAAGATTCATCAGAGCGAGATTCGATAAGCTCAGGCCCTTGGTAGCGAGATGGGTGGATCTCGAACCCATACCCATAGCGGAGCTGAGGAATAAGACTACCAGAAATGGGGACAATCTCTTCATAATAGGTATGATAATGGAAAAAATTTCAGCAAAAGATGGGTCAATAAGGATGGTTATTGAAGATGAAAGCGGAACAGTTAACGTCGTATTCAGGAGGGATAGCAGGGCTTGGGAGCTCGCCGAGAGGACACCATTGGATAGTGTGATAGGGGTCAGGGGGACCTACGTCAATGGGAAGTTGTATGGGGAGAGCATCCTCCTCCCAGATGTCAAGAGCGATGAGGTCTCTGAGGGAAGGCATGAGGGTAGGGCTGTAATGATAAGCGATGTGCATGTGGGGAGCAGGTACTTCAATGAGTGGGCATTCGAGAAGTTCGTGAGGTGGTTGAGGAGCGAGGATGCGAGGGATGTGAGGTACCTCATAATATGCGGGGATCTGGTCGATGGCATAGGTGTCTACCCCAATCAGGAGGAGGAGCTCAGGATATCAGATGTCTACAAACAATTCGAATACGCTGGCAGGTTCCTCTCCAGGATACCGAGTGGGATCAAGGTTATTTACATTCCGGGGAATCATGAGCCCGTTAGACAGGCTGAACCCCAGCCTGAGCTCCAATCTGACTATCTGGATATATTACTGGATGCCAATCATAACATAGTAGCTCTCCCTAACCCATCGATGGTAAAGATAGGGAGCTTGAGCATCCTTCTCTACCATGGAAGGAGCTTGAATGCTGTGATGAAGCATATACCTGGCCTGCAGCCCGTGAACCCGCAAACGGTAGTGGAAGCGATGTCATGGATCTTGAGGTTGAGGAACTTAGTGCCAATCTACGGTGAGCATCCCATATCGCCCGAGGAGAGGGATTGGCTCCTAATAGAGAATCCACCTAACTTATTCCATACCGGTCATGTCCACGTTTACGGTGTGGGTGATTATAGAGGAGTCAAGCTGGTCAACTCGGGCACTTTCGAGAATGAGACCCCCTACATAAGGAGCTTGGGAATAGAGGTAACTGTTGGGAAAGTTCCCGTATTAAATCTTGAGAATTTAGAAATTAAAATTATGGATTTTCAATAA
- a CDS encoding RNA-binding domain-containing protein: MKLLSAEISTMLYPSEVEERVRSLLLSLCDCEIREERVSSHYGYSFKVLTCNLSGERAEELLRKVICSLSDFELSSLLDNIERYVEGRHLYIRLSKQDLALGRFKIYEGDPGGYIRIKFSFKSASEIEEIRKVGESCTQIS, from the coding sequence TTGAAGCTGCTCTCAGCTGAGATATCGACGATGCTGTATCCATCCGAGGTAGAGGAGAGAGTTAGGTCTCTACTCCTCTCCCTATGCGATTGCGAGATAAGGGAGGAGAGGGTATCGAGCCACTACGGTTACTCTTTCAAGGTCCTCACATGCAATTTGAGCGGGGAGAGAGCTGAGGAATTATTGAGGAAGGTAATATGTTCTTTGAGCGATTTCGAGCTCTCCTCCCTTTTAGATAATATAGAGAGGTACGTTGAGGGGAGACATCTTTACATAAGGCTCTCTAAACAGGATCTGGCCCTCGGAAGGTTTAAGATCTATGAGGGGGATCCGGGAGGATATATAAGGATAAAATTCTCTTTCAAGAGCGCCTCGGAGATTGAGGAGATTAGGAAGGTCGGTGAGTCTTGTACGCAGATCTCATAG
- a CDS encoding RNase P/RNase MRP subunit p30: MYADLIAPRSVDDCSRMVEKAGSLGYGILGILGDFEVESGPIKTFKVALADGMDRRSRQKLRGAELILAKPSSLEDARRIASSVDGMIATYDSERPRIDYVSLRQLKRNEGALVIPLSYLIRRMSERAQVLRSVYLELRMAIRIGVYPILCSFASEERELVPPRLMISFSEFFFDLRREESKRFVKDFPTYMISKERKLKLKGRSEVEIQDTD, encoded by the coding sequence TTGTACGCAGATCTCATAGCGCCTAGGAGCGTTGATGATTGTAGCAGGATGGTGGAGAAGGCCGGATCCCTTGGTTATGGGATTTTAGGGATCCTCGGGGACTTCGAGGTAGAATCTGGACCAATTAAGACATTTAAAGTGGCTTTAGCTGATGGAATGGACCGTAGATCGAGGCAGAAGCTCAGAGGGGCAGAACTAATCTTAGCGAAACCCTCTTCTTTGGAGGATGCGAGGAGAATAGCGTCCTCGGTCGATGGGATGATAGCGACTTACGATTCGGAGAGGCCCAGGATAGATTACGTCAGCTTGAGACAATTGAAGAGGAATGAAGGAGCTCTAGTGATCCCCCTGAGCTACTTGATCAGGAGGATGAGCGAGAGGGCTCAGGTGCTGAGATCCGTTTATTTGGAACTGAGGATGGCTATTAGAATAGGGGTATACCCGATATTATGCAGCTTCGCATCCGAGGAGAGGGAGCTGGTGCCACCCAGGCTCATGATATCCTTCTCGGAGTTCTTCTTCGATCTCAGGAGGGAGGAATCCAAGAGGTTCGTTAAGGATTTCCCGACATATATGATCAGCAAGGAGAGGAAACTTAAGCTTAAGGGAAGGAGCGAGGTTGAAATTCAAGATACCGATTGA
- a CDS encoding Cdc6/Cdc18 family protein: MPINNSIFYDTSYVSYSIIKDKRVLRDSFIPDTLPGREEQIFLFTRALSDLLSDQPPSDVAFIGKPGTGKTAVVKNVSGKFKQEYPNLRAKFVYINCSQASTSYRVMYQLNRALGVLVPPSGYPFDVLWDKFIEAYSSSNSRLIVILDEVDLLVRRDGGRILYSLSRLNYELGGDLSISMVVISNTLDFLERLDPRERSSFEPLRIHFPPYTQPQLYNILRQRADLGIKLGTWDDEALHLIAARVAQESGDARRAIDVLRIAAEIAEDEKAEKLTVKHVEKALNSVNEEEISVTVRTLPLHHRLILAAIAEILERPQVRPGTGVIYSVYGKRALSYGVKPLTMRRVSGILRELESLGLVEIKMDYGGARGNTKVVERMALPPEQMKSLLFQMGIRI; the protein is encoded by the coding sequence ATGCCGATAAATAATAGTATATTTTATGATACCTCCTATGTAAGCTATTCAATAATCAAGGATAAGAGGGTCCTGAGGGATTCCTTCATACCAGATACCCTACCGGGAAGGGAGGAGCAGATCTTCCTATTCACCAGGGCTCTATCGGATCTATTGAGCGATCAGCCCCCGAGCGACGTGGCTTTCATAGGAAAGCCTGGAACTGGGAAGACTGCTGTAGTTAAAAATGTGAGCGGGAAGTTCAAGCAGGAGTACCCTAACCTCAGGGCTAAGTTCGTTTACATAAACTGCAGCCAAGCGTCGACATCTTACAGGGTCATGTACCAGCTGAATAGGGCTTTGGGAGTTCTAGTCCCACCTTCCGGCTATCCATTCGATGTCCTCTGGGATAAGTTCATCGAAGCTTACTCATCTTCCAACTCGAGGCTCATAGTCATATTGGATGAGGTGGATTTGCTCGTTAGGAGGGACGGCGGTAGGATACTTTACTCGCTCTCGAGGCTCAACTACGAGCTCGGAGGGGACCTGAGCATAAGCATGGTCGTAATAAGCAACACCCTAGATTTCCTAGAGAGATTGGACCCGAGGGAGAGGAGCAGCTTCGAGCCCCTGAGGATCCACTTCCCCCCATACACTCAACCTCAGCTTTACAACATATTGAGGCAGAGAGCGGACTTGGGAATAAAGCTCGGGACGTGGGATGATGAGGCACTTCATCTGATCGCAGCTAGAGTTGCCCAAGAGTCAGGGGATGCTAGAAGAGCTATAGATGTCCTGAGAATAGCCGCAGAGATCGCGGAGGATGAGAAAGCTGAGAAGCTGACAGTTAAGCATGTGGAGAAAGCCCTAAACTCCGTCAACGAGGAGGAGATATCCGTCACCGTGAGGACCCTGCCCCTTCATCACAGGCTGATCCTAGCTGCTATAGCTGAGATACTGGAGAGGCCTCAGGTGAGGCCGGGGACTGGAGTGATATATTCCGTATACGGTAAGAGGGCCCTGAGCTATGGTGTGAAACCGCTCACGATGAGGAGGGTGAGCGGGATCCTGAGGGAGCTCGAATCCCTCGGCTTAGTTGAGATAAAGATGGACTACGGAGGGGCCAGGGGCAATACGAAGGTCGTGGAGAGGATGGCTTTGCCCCCGGAACAGATGAAGTCCCTCCTCTTTCAGATGGGAATAAGGATATAA
- a CDS encoding IS607 family transposase, whose protein sequence is MPEKLLTLQEACRRLGIHPNTLRKWDKQGKIRVVRTVGGRRRIPESELERLMGFVKPDVSKKAAIYVRVSPHDQKQKGDLERQKQSLLDYAKSKGYEVVAVLEDVASGLKEERESLSKLFNLVEKREIGVTIVAFKDRLTRFGFSYLERYFSSHGVRIEVVNGEEPEDAYKELVEDLIAVVSSFAGKLYGLRSHKYERVVNGVKQLIAN, encoded by the coding sequence ATGCCTGAAAAGTTGCTGACGCTTCAAGAAGCTTGTAGAAGGTTGGGAATACATCCCAATACGCTCAGGAAGTGGGATAAACAGGGGAAGATAAGGGTCGTCAGGACTGTCGGTGGTAGAAGAAGGATACCTGAAAGCGAGCTTGAGCGTCTAATGGGATTTGTAAAGCCTGATGTATCAAAGAAAGCGGCAATTTATGTGAGGGTCTCTCCGCACGACCAAAAGCAGAAAGGTGATTTGGAAAGGCAGAAGCAAAGCCTACTGGATTACGCAAAATCAAAGGGATACGAGGTTGTTGCAGTTTTAGAAGATGTAGCAAGTGGACTTAAAGAGGAGAGGGAATCGTTGAGCAAGCTCTTCAATCTTGTTGAGAAGCGGGAGATAGGAGTTACAATAGTGGCTTTTAAAGATAGGTTAACTAGGTTTGGCTTCAGTTATTTGGAGAGGTACTTCTCATCCCATGGTGTTAGGATTGAGGTTGTTAATGGGGAGGAGCCTGAGGACGCTTATAAAGAGCTCGTAGAGGACTTGATAGCCGTAGTATCGAGCTTCGCTGGGAAGCTCTATGGCTTGAGGAGCCATAAGTATGAGAGGGTGGTGAATGGTGTCAAACAGCTTATTGCTAACTGA
- a CDS encoding sugar phosphate nucleotidyltransferase encodes MKVALLAAGKGNRLRPATDSIPKPLLPIACSTLLDHNLALLNSPEVYVVVCYMKELFLGYRSKYGVNLVDQGEPLGTGHAVLKLEDSVKEDLLLLYSDIYIPPGFLEIFLSERDKYDHLVAVAPVERPWEFGVIEAEGNLLKRIVEKPRRGEEPSNLVVAGVFLLSQSIFDILRGLGPSPRGEIELTSAITEAVERGERVGIVRMSPWVDAGRREDFLLAQELLLNDMISGLRRVPEGFRVEGSLIIGRNAEMNGNFDGPCCIDGKLIDSKVAKAYIQQSEVIGSTIRNSIVMSGSLINRSSIESSIISKGSSVINSKLLNSINASGTSIEGCEVDNDLIWESRSCST; translated from the coding sequence TTGAAAGTAGCGCTGCTAGCGGCGGGTAAGGGAAACAGGTTAAGGCCCGCCACTGACTCCATACCTAAACCCCTATTACCCATCGCTTGCTCAACCCTTCTAGATCATAATTTAGCCCTCCTCAATTCGCCTGAAGTCTATGTAGTCGTGTGCTACATGAAGGAGCTATTCCTAGGATATCGATCCAAATATGGGGTCAATTTGGTGGATCAGGGCGAGCCCCTGGGGACCGGCCATGCGGTCCTCAAGCTCGAGGATTCCGTTAAAGAAGATCTCCTCCTCCTATACTCGGACATCTATATTCCACCGGGATTCCTTGAAATTTTTTTATCTGAGAGGGATAAGTACGATCATTTAGTCGCGGTAGCCCCCGTGGAGAGGCCCTGGGAGTTCGGCGTCATCGAAGCTGAGGGGAATCTCCTAAAGAGGATAGTAGAGAAACCCAGGAGAGGGGAGGAGCCATCGAATTTAGTGGTCGCTGGAGTCTTCCTCCTATCCCAATCAATATTCGATATACTCAGGGGTTTGGGCCCCTCCCCCAGGGGCGAGATAGAGCTGACATCGGCGATAACGGAAGCTGTTGAGAGGGGGGAGAGGGTCGGTATCGTAAGAATGAGCCCCTGGGTTGATGCAGGGAGGAGGGAAGATTTCCTCCTGGCTCAGGAACTGCTCTTAAACGATATGATATCTGGGCTGAGGAGGGTACCTGAGGGATTCAGAGTGGAAGGGTCATTGATAATCGGGAGGAACGCTGAGATGAACGGTAATTTCGATGGGCCATGCTGTATAGATGGCAAGCTAATAGATTCGAAAGTAGCTAAAGCTTACATACAGCAGTCCGAAGTGATAGGATCAACTATAAGGAATTCGATAGTGATGAGCGGCTCCCTCATAAATAGATCCTCGATAGAATCTTCCATAATCTCCAAGGGATCCTCTGTAATCAACTCGAAATTGCTGAACTCTATAAATGCTTCGGGCACATCTATCGAGGGATGCGAGGTCGATAACGATCTAATTTGGGAAAGCAGGTCCTGTTCTACCTAG
- a CDS encoding energy-coupling factor transporter transmembrane component T family protein: protein MFDPLGMLEIFRTGQLESSYARLNPLVKFILFITFIIIPLISTSFLLQLFSLVAQIPLILMSRSGRRVVRSLKASTFFILILIVLNYITTNSIVFSLSMVIRLLTMIIASAIFMNGSNPSEIGDVLSKLRVPTSITFSFIVALRFIPVLADDFMNIIASQASRGHEVERSGFIRRAKSLLPLLIPLIVIAIRRAQQLAEALESRCFGSGKRTSYITYEMGLIDFLALVYATAIMITGSLLATLPPEFLLLPFR from the coding sequence GTGTTCGATCCGCTGGGGATGCTTGAGATATTCAGGACCGGTCAGTTAGAGAGCTCATATGCTAGACTGAACCCCTTAGTCAAGTTCATTCTATTCATAACATTCATAATCATCCCTCTGATATCAACTAGCTTCCTCCTCCAGCTCTTCTCATTGGTGGCGCAGATCCCCCTGATATTGATGTCGAGATCGGGGAGGAGGGTAGTTAGATCGTTAAAAGCTTCAACATTCTTCATCTTAATACTAATTGTCCTAAATTACATCACTACAAATAGTATAGTTTTCAGCTTGTCCATGGTGATAAGGTTGCTCACGATGATAATAGCCTCAGCTATATTCATGAATGGATCGAACCCTTCGGAGATAGGGGATGTGCTATCTAAGCTGAGGGTCCCCACTTCAATAACTTTCTCCTTCATAGTGGCTTTGAGATTCATCCCCGTGCTCGCTGACGATTTCATGAACATAATCGCTTCTCAAGCCAGTAGGGGGCACGAGGTGGAGAGGAGCGGGTTCATAAGGAGAGCTAAGAGCCTCCTCCCTCTGCTGATACCCCTCATAGTTATAGCTATAAGGAGAGCGCAGCAATTAGCTGAGGCTCTTGAGAGCAGATGTTTCGGATCCGGGAAGAGGACTAGCTATATCACTTATGAGATGGGGCTCATAGATTTCCTCGCTCTGGTATACGCTACAGCTATCATGATAACGGGTTCACTCCTGGCGACACTCCCACCCGAGTTTCTACTCCTTCCTTTCCGGTGA
- a CDS encoding redox-regulated ATPase YchF, protein MLIGVVGKTNVGKTTFFSAATLVDAARENRPFVTIEPNEGIGYVRVKSVCTEFGVRCQPKYGWCNGTHRFVPVKLLDVAGLVRGAHKGRGLGNKFLDDLRRASVNIIVVDASGSTDDEGNPVPPFTHDPVEDVKIVKEEFSKWMASIIERAKGKIRGKLLSGASYDEAIYEVLTGLEISREVVKEALESLSIKKSPLDLTIDELQELSNEILRRGKPFVIAANKIDISGAQKNLERLRSSFEEPVIPVSAEAELILRKASKAGLIRYEPGDRDFEIIDEAKLSEPQLKVLKMIRERVLNEFGSTGVQDTLEVSVFNVLGMKVVFPVENETKLSDKDGNILPDAIILPRDGTVLDLAEKIHSEIANKALHGIDVRNKMRISLDYELKHRDVVKIVTAR, encoded by the coding sequence ATGCTCATAGGGGTGGTCGGCAAGACTAACGTCGGTAAAACGACTTTCTTCTCAGCAGCGACTCTAGTAGATGCGGCCAGGGAGAACAGGCCCTTCGTCACGATTGAGCCCAATGAGGGGATCGGTTACGTCAGAGTTAAGTCCGTCTGCACTGAGTTCGGGGTTAGATGCCAGCCCAAGTATGGGTGGTGCAACGGAACCCATAGGTTCGTCCCAGTCAAGCTCCTGGATGTAGCTGGCCTAGTCAGGGGAGCTCATAAGGGGAGGGGTTTGGGGAACAAGTTCCTAGATGATTTGAGGAGGGCTAGCGTCAATATAATAGTGGTCGATGCCTCCGGCTCCACTGATGATGAGGGTAATCCAGTTCCCCCCTTCACCCACGACCCAGTCGAGGATGTGAAGATCGTTAAGGAGGAGTTCTCGAAGTGGATGGCATCTATAATAGAGAGGGCTAAGGGGAAGATCAGGGGAAAGCTTTTGAGCGGTGCCTCCTACGATGAAGCAATTTATGAAGTTTTAACGGGACTGGAGATAAGCAGAGAAGTGGTAAAGGAGGCCCTGGAATCTCTTTCCATCAAGAAATCGCCCCTAGATCTCACCATAGATGAGCTGCAGGAACTTTCGAATGAGATACTGAGGAGGGGGAAGCCCTTCGTCATAGCTGCGAATAAGATCGATATCTCAGGTGCTCAAAAGAATTTGGAGAGATTGAGAAGCTCTTTCGAGGAGCCAGTGATCCCTGTCTCTGCTGAAGCTGAGCTGATACTGAGGAAAGCCTCGAAGGCTGGTCTAATAAGGTATGAGCCGGGGGACAGGGACTTCGAGATAATAGATGAGGCCAAGCTATCCGAACCCCAGCTGAAGGTCCTGAAAATGATAAGGGAGAGGGTGCTCAATGAATTCGGAAGTACGGGAGTTCAGGATACTTTAGAAGTCTCCGTTTTCAATGTCTTGGGGATGAAGGTCGTCTTCCCAGTCGAGAATGAGACAAAGCTCTCCGATAAGGATGGCAATATACTCCCGGATGCCATAATACTACCCAGGGATGGAACGGTATTGGATCTAGCTGAGAAGATCCACAGCGAGATCGCGAACAAGGCTTTGCACGGGATTGATGTGAGGAATAAGATGAGGATATCCTTAGACTACGAACTGAAGCATAGGGATGTCGTTAAAATAGTGACAGCTAGGTAG
- a CDS encoding energy-coupling factor ABC transporter ATP-binding protein has product MHVGTLIKFEGVSFRYEGSESYAIRDVNLEIRRGDFLLIAGMSGSGKSTLLRMMNGLIPHFYRGEMAGRVLVDGVDTREASVAQLARKVGLVFQNPDNQIVTLRVDREVAFGLENLGMSREEMVKRVNYALSKLKIEHLERRSTYELSGGEKQLVAIASIVAMKPDILVLDEPTSELDPFGAARIVRILKELNREGITIIVAEHRLDLFAPSSNRLLVVHEGRIKFDGDPREILYDDPHSLGVKPPGVVKFAKNYGVKGRPLTVGELIRAAAR; this is encoded by the coding sequence ATGCATGTGGGCACGTTGATAAAATTCGAGGGAGTATCATTCAGGTACGAGGGAAGCGAGTCCTACGCCATCAGAGACGTGAATTTAGAGATTAGAAGAGGAGATTTCCTCCTAATAGCTGGGATGAGCGGCTCCGGGAAGTCGACGCTCCTGAGGATGATGAACGGCCTCATACCACACTTCTACAGGGGGGAGATGGCCGGCAGGGTATTGGTCGATGGTGTGGATACTAGGGAGGCTAGCGTAGCTCAATTAGCTAGGAAAGTGGGGCTTGTCTTCCAGAATCCCGATAATCAGATAGTCACTTTAAGGGTAGATAGAGAGGTCGCTTTCGGCCTCGAGAACTTAGGGATGAGCAGGGAGGAGATGGTCAAAAGGGTGAATTATGCCCTGTCGAAACTCAAGATAGAGCACCTTGAGAGGAGATCCACCTACGAGCTGAGCGGCGGGGAGAAGCAACTAGTCGCAATAGCATCTATAGTAGCTATGAAACCCGATATATTGGTATTGGATGAGCCGACTAGTGAGCTCGATCCTTTCGGCGCCGCTAGGATAGTTAGAATATTGAAGGAGCTCAATAGAGAGGGGATCACTATAATAGTAGCTGAACACAGGCTGGATCTCTTCGCTCCCTCATCTAACAGGCTCTTAGTGGTTCATGAGGGGAGGATAAAATTCGATGGGGATCCCAGGGAGATACTTTACGATGATCCCCATTCCCTAGGGGTTAAGCCGCCTGGCGTCGTTAAATTCGCGAAGAACTACGGGGTTAAGGGAAGGCCTCTGACCGTAGGGGAGCTCATAAGGGCTGCGGCGAGGTGA
- a CDS encoding 50S ribosomal protein L15e, which translates to MEKLVWRKRKEDPELIKLWRERLISWRREPAVVRVERPTRPDRARSLGYRAKQGFVVVRVRVRKGGRRKARPRSGRKPAGLGILKLTPKKSIRWIAEERAARKFPNLEVLNSYYVAEDGKYYWYEVIMVDPHHPVISSDPRINWILNPANKRRVFRGLTSAGKKARGLRSSRGIPDFVKRFKRKRKLG; encoded by the coding sequence ATGGAGAAGCTGGTCTGGAGGAAGAGGAAGGAGGATCCGGAGCTCATTAAGCTCTGGAGGGAGAGACTAATAAGTTGGAGGAGGGAACCGGCTGTCGTTAGAGTGGAGAGGCCGACTAGACCTGATAGAGCTAGATCCCTGGGCTACAGAGCTAAGCAGGGGTTCGTAGTAGTCAGAGTGAGGGTGAGGAAAGGTGGCAGGAGGAAGGCCAGGCCCAGGAGTGGGAGGAAGCCCGCTGGCCTAGGTATACTGAAGTTGACCCCGAAGAAGAGCATAAGGTGGATAGCTGAGGAGAGGGCAGCGAGGAAGTTCCCAAACTTGGAGGTGCTGAACTCCTATTACGTAGCTGAGGACGGGAAGTACTACTGGTATGAGGTGATAATGGTGGACCCTCACCACCCAGTCATCTCCTCGGATCCGAGGATAAACTGGATCCTGAACCCGGCGAACAAGAGGAGGGTATTCAGAGGGCTCACTAGCGCCGGGAAGAAGGCGAGGGGCCTGAGATCATCTAGGGGGATACCTGATTTCGTGAAGAGGTTCAAGAGGAAGAGGAAATTAGGTTGA
- a CDS encoding 30S ribosomal protein S3ae — protein MSSRKAHGKVKTKTWYNTYAFDIFPGQWIGETPASDPESLIGRNVEVVVRDITGDFMHEKYKLWFKIFKVEGNKAYARFVKEMLNKDYMRSIIQRRSSRVDIQSEGVTKDGNYVRIFTLIITVTRIRSSQKHAIREKVDEYVRSIIPNYTVEEIIRSFIFGNPLPVTSEIQRISSKIAPIKYVELRKMVILKPSEREAEERIESSAASGG, from the coding sequence ATGTCGAGTAGGAAGGCGCATGGTAAAGTCAAAACTAAGACCTGGTACAACACATATGCTTTCGATATATTTCCAGGTCAGTGGATAGGGGAGACACCCGCTAGCGATCCGGAGAGCCTGATAGGGAGGAACGTTGAGGTAGTAGTCAGGGATATAACTGGCGACTTCATGCACGAGAAGTACAAGCTCTGGTTCAAGATATTCAAGGTGGAGGGCAACAAGGCTTACGCCAGGTTCGTGAAGGAGATGCTGAACAAGGATTACATGAGATCGATAATCCAGAGGAGGAGCTCGAGGGTGGACATTCAATCGGAAGGGGTAACTAAGGACGGCAATTATGTCAGGATATTCACCCTGATAATCACGGTGACTAGGATAAGGAGCAGCCAGAAGCACGCGATAAGGGAGAAAGTTGATGAGTACGTCAGGAGCATAATTCCGAACTATACGGTGGAGGAGATCATAAGATCCTTCATATTCGGTAACCCTCTCCCAGTCACCTCCGAGATACAGAGGATCTCCTCAAAGATAGCGCCTATCAAATACGTCGAGCTCAGGAAGATGGTGATCCTTAAGCCATCGGAGAGAGAGGCTGAGGAGAGGATTGAAAGTAGCGCTGCTAGCGGCGGGTAA